From Panthera uncia isolate 11264 chromosome X, Puncia_PCG_1.0, whole genome shotgun sequence, the proteins below share one genomic window:
- the TCEAL2 gene encoding transcription elongation factor A protein-like 2, with protein sequence MEKLCNGNEGIPEKQGEMEYKEQPQDVGKPEETCTLKDKEKLENEGKTNHKGKTENEILKDNKKPRSVAKAKEGKPVSKGKSVSERKPESQGKPKEEGKPVSEGKPGNKGQPKEGEARSKGEPKEEKSENEGRPESQEKPKEEEKPANEPKTAGKRPAGDDVPKKAKRKTKKGLAQCLKEYKEAIHDMHLSNEEMIREFDEMARVEDEVKKTKQKLGGFMWMQKSLQDPFHPRGPRELRGGCRAPQRGFEDIPFV encoded by the coding sequence ATGGAAAAACTCTGCAATGGAAATGAAGGAATACCTGAGAAGCAAGGAGAGATGGAATACAAAGAACAGCCACAGGATGTGGGAAAGCCAGAAGAAACTTGTACtctgaaagacaaggaaaagttagaaaatgaggggaaaacaaatcacaagggaaagacagaaaatgaaattctaaagGACAACAAAAAGCCAAGGAGTGTGGCAAAGGCAAAAGAAGGAAAGCCAGTGAGCAAGGGAAAATCAGTCAgtgagagaaagccagagagccagggaaagccaaaagaagaaggaaaacctgTGAGTGAGGGGAAGCCTGGGAACAAAGGACAGCCAAAAGAAGGAGAAGCAAGGAGCAAGGGAGAGccaaaagaggaaaaatcagagaatgagggaaggccagagagccaggaaaagccaaaagaagaagaaaaaccagcCAATGAACCAAAGACTGCAGGAAAGCGCCCAGCTGGGGATGATGTACCCAAGAAGgccaaaagaaaaaccaaaaagggATTGGCTCAGTGCCTCAAGGAATATAAAGAGGCCATACATGATATGCATTTGAGCAATGAGGAGATGATAAGAGAATTTGATGAGATGGCCAGGGTGGAGGATGAGGTAAAGAAAACCAAGCAGAAATTGGGGGGGTTTATGTGGATGCAAAAAAGTTTACAGGACCCCTTCCACCCAAGGGGCCCAAGGGAACTCAGGGGTGGTTGCAGGGCCCCACAAAGGGGCTTTGAAGACATTCCTTTTGTGTAG